GTCAAGTGCTTTCTGTTGCAAAAGGTTGGTGGCCGAAAGAATGCTGTTGAGCGGAGTTTTGATCTCGTGACTGACATTGGATAGAAAACTGGCACGGAGTTGTTCGGTTTTCCGGATTTCTTCGTCAAGTGTTTTCATGTTGTTCTTGAGTTGTTTAAGGGTTTTTCTGCGTTGTTCAATAAGCTGTTCTTCATTGGGTAAATTTTCTTTAGCAGTATCTTTGTTTAGTACCTGTTCTTTCCCGTGTTCTGATTTTAAAACCATATGAAAATGATTTGCTGTTCGCTTAATGAGTTTGAATTTAACAATTTTCAGGCCGTTGTTTGTAATTTTTTGTAAAACAGATTGTTGTTGTGGTACGGGATGTTAAAGATTTCCCTTTTTGGGACAACCGATTCTTTGGCGGGAAAACGGGATGCAGGTATTAATTATATTTTCCGGAGTCGGCTTTAAAAATTCCCCAACGGGGATGGTAGGCCAGCAAACGGGTTTTGTATTTTTTGCCTTCGGAGGTGACGGCGACCAGCCGGAAATTTTCAAAAGTGAAGTTGGCGTGTTCCAACAAATCAATGAAAATAGAAAAAGGAAGAGAAAATTCTGTTTTTTCTCCGGTTTTAACCGGTTGATTTTCCGGTAAAGAAAGTACGGTTTTCAGATTGATGGATTTTTTGTTGTGAAGGGCATCGGATAGCTCCAACTGGATGGTTTCTAATTGGATAGCTTTCGTGGGTAACAGCTCTATGATCAGGGTGGTTATTTTTCTTTTTTCTTTTTGAATGTAAACAGCAATACGAAAATCCGGATAGCTTTGCCGGTCGAGCGGCAGATATCGTTGCTTGCCGCGTTTGGGAATAGAAAACAGGGCAAATGCCAGCACCAGTCCGAAGATGACAAAATATCCGATGGTTGTTTCCGTCATGCGGGCAAAAGTAGGAAAAGTTCTGTTTATTTATTTGATGATCCGGTCTTGTTTTGAGAAGCTGGTTTTTCGCTGATTTCCATGCTGATGGGAAAGTGGTCGGACAGCCGGACCGGATATTTTTTAAAGGAAAGAATATCCAGTTTTTTATCGGCAAAAAGATAATCGATGCGCAGCAGCGGCAAAGGGCCGGCGTAGGTTACACCGGTTCCCCATCCTTTTTTTACAAAAGCATCCTGCAAAAGGGAAGCAATCCGGAAATAAGCCCGTGAAGAAGGGGTATCATTAAAATCACCACAAACGATGACCGGATAAGGAGAAGATTGGATCGTCTGAACCAGTAATCCGGTTTGTCGTTCCCGTAAACGAAAAGCTTTTTGAATTTTGTGGTAAATATCGGCAAAATGATGCTTGACATCTTGTTTTTTCCAGGCGGCAGAAGGTGGTCCGGATAACAAATCCAGGTCGTTCTGTTTCAGGCTGATGCTGGCAAGGTGTACGTTAATAACCCGGAGCGTGTCTTTTCCGGCTACCATATCGGCATAAATGCCAAAAGTCCGGTATCCTTTGAATTTCAGTTTGTGGTGACAAAAAATTGGAAACGGGGTTACAATAACCAGTCCGGTATTTTTGCTTCCTTTCCGGGTGTAGT
The sequence above is drawn from the Candidatus Sulfidibacterium hydrothermale genome and encodes:
- a CDS encoding endonuclease/exonuclease/phosphatase family protein, with product MSQSQKHSILHEPLLILNVVAAGMLLLSYWAQKESPSQHAFVAALGLIYPVLVIANLLFVVLWLLRRNFLWVLSLVILLLGYEHLKTNFALHLSSGQKKEKAYKILSYNVQGFAGRNEAPYRPEIKAKILTFLLRQHPDILCLQEYSGKKTDLFQKNSSEHAVFYSYYTRKGSKNTGLVIVTPFPIFCHHKLKFKGYRTFGIYADMVAGKDTLRVINVHLASISLKQNDLDLLSGPPSAAWKKQDVKHHFADIYHKIQKAFRLRERQTGLLVQTIQSSPYPVIVCGDFNDTPSSRAYFRIASLLQDAFVKKGWGTGVTYAGPLPLLRIDYLFADKKLDILSFKKYPVRLSDHFPISMEISEKPASQNKTGSSNK